In the genome of Mucilaginibacter terrenus, one region contains:
- a CDS encoding FAD-dependent oxidoreductase, which yields MLLKDKQVAIIGGGPGGLTLARLLQQKGVNVKVYERDADQYYRQQGATLDLHYDSGLKALRAAGLMGEFKNAYRPGAERVTITDNNAKVRYTERDAEPVSNLDDVYARPEIDRGPLRDMLIASLQADTVVWNSKFLELKESGIGWTLVFDNGTIAYADLVIAADGANSRVRKYVTDIARVYSGLTIVEGNVYNAATNAPRLWELTNGGKVFAHWNSKTIVLSAKGEGSLSFYTITKEPESWIKSPGINFNQKDEVFGWFKQRFNNWSNDWHEIFAGDESYFVHRPQYYCPANQSWQPLANLTLLGDAAHQTPPSGDGVNQAMLDAVDLYESLCTEGHATVPEAIAFYESKMLARASVVTKEAMQLVNAMTAENNLQFMVDFFHTKNEL from the coding sequence ATGTTATTAAAAGATAAACAAGTAGCCATAATAGGCGGCGGCCCCGGCGGATTAACCCTCGCCAGGCTCTTACAGCAAAAGGGTGTAAACGTAAAGGTATACGAGCGCGATGCCGACCAGTATTACCGCCAGCAGGGTGCCACGCTGGACCTGCATTACGATAGCGGGCTAAAAGCGCTGCGCGCGGCCGGGTTGATGGGGGAGTTCAAGAACGCCTATCGCCCGGGTGCCGAAAGGGTGACCATTACAGATAATAACGCCAAGGTGCGTTACACCGAGCGCGATGCTGAGCCGGTTTCCAACCTGGACGATGTATATGCCCGTCCCGAGATTGACCGTGGCCCCTTGCGTGACATGCTTATTGCATCGCTGCAGGCCGATACTGTAGTATGGAACTCGAAGTTTTTGGAGCTAAAGGAAAGCGGCATTGGCTGGACACTGGTTTTTGACAACGGCACCATCGCCTACGCTGACCTGGTGATTGCTGCCGACGGAGCAAATTCCCGCGTGAGAAAATACGTTACCGATATAGCGCGCGTTTACTCGGGTCTTACCATAGTTGAAGGTAATGTGTATAACGCTGCTACCAATGCGCCCCGCTTATGGGAGTTAACCAACGGTGGCAAAGTGTTTGCCCACTGGAACAGTAAAACCATTGTACTAAGTGCAAAGGGCGAGGGCTCACTGTCTTTTTATACTATTACCAAAGAACCTGAGAGCTGGATAAAGTCGCCGGGTATTAACTTTAACCAGAAAGACGAGGTATTTGGCTGGTTCAAGCAGCGCTTTAACAATTGGAGCAACGACTGGCATGAGATATTTGCTGGTGATGAATCGTACTTTGTTCATCGTCCGCAGTATTATTGCCCGGCAAACCAAAGCTGGCAGCCACTTGCTAACTTAACCCTACTGGGCGATGCAGCGCATCAAACGCCGCCGTCGGGAGATGGTGTGAACCAGGCCATGCTGGACGCGGTTGATCTGTATGAGTCGCTTTGTACGGAAGGTCATGCCACGGTACCTGAAGCTATTGCCTTCTACGAAAGCAAAATGCTCGCCAGGGCATCTGTAGTAACCAAAGAAGCCATGCAGCTTGTAAACGCAATGACCGCCGAAAACAACCTCCAATTCATGGTAGATTTCTTTCACACCAAAAACGAACTATAA
- a CDS encoding thioredoxin family protein, translating to MKLLLISFFLFAQVIWSGNFDEAQQQAHQSHKMIMVNFSGSDWCGPCIRLRKEILETSAFNDYAQDHLVLVRADFPRLKKNQLSKEQVKRNEALAEKYNAEGKFPFTLLLDENGKVLKTWDGYPDLTTPQFVAQIQAFEHGK from the coding sequence ATGAAACTATTATTAATCAGCTTTTTTCTTTTTGCGCAGGTCATCTGGTCTGGCAACTTTGATGAGGCACAGCAGCAGGCCCATCAAAGCCATAAAATGATAATGGTGAACTTTTCGGGGTCTGATTGGTGCGGGCCGTGTATCCGTTTGCGTAAGGAAATACTGGAAACCTCGGCTTTTAATGACTATGCCCAGGATCATTTGGTGCTGGTACGCGCGGATTTCCCCCGGTTGAAGAAAAACCAGCTCAGTAAAGAGCAGGTGAAACGAAACGAGGCTCTGGCAGAAAAGTATAATGCCGAAGGAAAGTTTCCGTTTACTTTACTGCTTGATGAAAACGGAAAAGTGTTAAAAACCTGGGACGGCTACCCGGACCTTACCACCCCGCAGTTTGTAGCGCAAATTCAGGCGTTTGAACATGGTAAATAA
- a CDS encoding DUF3570 domain-containing protein, translated as MRKLYLHVAFFYLGILASHAQVTPAVPAKADSTGYHAQKLTIDEVNFVSAYYHQDGNHSAVTGGIGTERLTDFANTFDIQLSNYNKRGRKNTFLFELGIDHYSSASSDKIDPFSVSSASKSDNRIYPSLNWTRSNETTGNAYGFTASYSHEYDYQSVGGAFNLTLLSKNKNTQFDMRLQAFLDTWKVILPVELRPGYTPGQSYDRDHSADGSAPRNSFSAAFSVSQVINPRLQALFTVEPAYQHGLLSTRYQRDYFTDGSLRAENLPGNRYKLPISARLNYFLDDRFIIRTYYRYYMDNWGIRAHTAELEVPVKLTPFVSVSPYYRYNTQQGTRYFAPYGQHDPGAAYYTSDYDLADLHSSFFGAGFRISPPKGVFGWQRLKMLELRYGHYVRSTNLTSNIVTLNMKFK; from the coding sequence ATGAGAAAATTATACTTACACGTCGCCTTTTTTTACCTGGGCATTTTAGCATCACATGCGCAGGTTACGCCTGCAGTACCCGCCAAGGCCGATAGCACCGGCTATCACGCTCAAAAACTTACAATAGACGAGGTCAATTTTGTTTCGGCCTATTATCATCAGGATGGCAATCACTCGGCGGTAACGGGCGGTATCGGCACCGAACGGTTAACCGATTTTGCCAACACTTTTGATATACAACTATCTAACTACAACAAGCGCGGGCGCAAAAACACCTTTCTTTTTGAGTTGGGTATTGATCATTACTCGTCGGCCTCGTCAGATAAGATCGATCCTTTCAGTGTGTCGTCAGCATCAAAATCAGATAACCGCATTTACCCGTCACTTAACTGGACCCGCAGTAACGAAACTACCGGCAATGCCTATGGTTTTACCGCCTCGTACTCTCACGAGTATGATTACCAGTCGGTAGGGGGTGCGTTTAACCTTACCCTGTTATCAAAAAACAAGAACACGCAGTTTGATATGCGCTTACAGGCATTTTTAGATACCTGGAAGGTTATTTTACCGGTAGAGCTTCGCCCGGGGTACACGCCGGGCCAAAGTTACGACCGCGACCACTCTGCCGACGGATCGGCGCCGCGTAACTCGTTCAGCGCCGCGTTTTCTGTATCGCAGGTGATCAACCCGCGCCTGCAGGCGTTATTTACCGTAGAACCTGCCTATCAGCATGGCCTGCTCTCTACCCGTTACCAACGCGATTACTTTACCGACGGCAGCCTGCGTGCCGAAAACCTGCCAGGCAACAGGTACAAGTTACCTATATCGGCCCGCTTGAATTACTTCCTGGACGACCGCTTTATCATTCGTACTTATTACCGCTACTACATGGACAACTGGGGCATCAGGGCGCACACTGCCGAACTGGAAGTACCGGTAAAGCTTACCCCTTTTGTATCGGTGAGCCCGTACTACCGGTACAACACGCAGCAAGGCACGCGGTATTTTGCACCGTATGGCCAGCACGACCCTGGGGCTGCCTATTACACCAGCGATTATGACCTGGCCGACCTGCACAGCAGTTTCTTTGGTGCCGGGTTCCGCATCAGTCCGCCTAAAGGTGTTTTTGGCTGGCAGCGTTTAAAAATGCTGGAGCTGCGTTACGGGCATTACGTACGTTCAACCAATCTCACGTCTAACATTGTTACGCTGAACATGAAGTTTAAGTAG
- a CDS encoding S41 family peptidase gives MKKLLFLIVALLYFACANAQNPVSLPKDTTLSSPEENFEALWLTFEDHYAFFKLRGIDWHSVYKQYRPAINSSTSNDTLYSVFTKMLAPFHDNHINLIVPSVKQFRSIKPSRFQAEFGTDSLISMFWKMVDRTLLRQGFGPVRYAGPSFNGRPLFAYTTSVKTAYLRFNRCFVSQEADNIPDAKQCSHILDTVFAAFKNKNHIIIDVRDNIGGNDEFAFEVAGRFASKKIIGMYKRTRQGGYEDFGNKETWYIEPKGTNKRVADVFVLTNDKTVSAGDVFAMIMKELPGVKIVGENTRGIYSDMYGFTLPNGWLVSLSHQRYYNNQMVCYEGAGTPVNINVKNTRKDLVKSEDPVLQTALKKQR, from the coding sequence ATGAAGAAGCTTTTATTTTTGATTGTTGCACTTTTGTATTTTGCCTGTGCAAACGCGCAAAATCCTGTGTCGCTTCCTAAGGATACTACCTTGTCGTCACCGGAAGAGAACTTCGAAGCATTGTGGTTGACCTTTGAAGACCATTACGCTTTTTTTAAGCTAAGGGGAATAGACTGGCATTCGGTTTATAAGCAGTATCGCCCTGCAATCAACTCCAGCACGTCTAACGACACGCTTTACAGCGTTTTTACTAAAATGCTGGCCCCATTTCATGATAATCACATCAACCTGATAGTTCCTTCTGTAAAGCAATTTAGATCTATAAAGCCGTCGCGGTTCCAGGCAGAGTTCGGCACCGATTCGTTGATAAGTATGTTCTGGAAAATGGTGGATCGGACCCTGTTGAGACAAGGTTTTGGGCCTGTCAGGTACGCCGGGCCATCGTTCAACGGAAGACCACTGTTCGCGTACACTACATCTGTAAAAACCGCCTACCTGCGTTTTAACCGCTGTTTTGTATCACAGGAAGCAGACAACATCCCGGATGCTAAACAATGCTCACACATACTAGATACCGTTTTTGCCGCATTTAAAAACAAAAACCACATTATTATAGATGTTAGGGACAACATTGGCGGGAATGATGAATTTGCTTTTGAAGTTGCGGGAAGGTTTGCAAGCAAAAAGATAATCGGGATGTACAAACGCACCCGGCAAGGCGGCTATGAAGATTTCGGCAATAAAGAAACTTGGTACATAGAGCCAAAAGGGACAAATAAAAGGGTAGCTGATGTATTTGTTCTTACAAATGATAAAACCGTAAGTGCCGGAGATGTTTTTGCCATGATCATGAAAGAGCTGCCGGGCGTAAAAATAGTAGGTGAAAATACCCGTGGTATTTACTCAGATATGTACGGCTTTACTTTACCCAACGGGTGGCTGGTATCACTTTCACATCAGCGTTACTACAACAACCAGATGGTTTGTTATGAAGGAGCTGGTACACCTGTAAATATCAATGTTAAAAACACTCGGAAAGATCTTGTAAAAAGTGAAGATCCTGTTTTGCAAACTGCGCTTAAAAAGCAGCGGTAA
- a CDS encoding FAD:protein FMN transferase produces MVNNREAIAAPVAVKRGMRLMGNHFEISVVSDDETWAQSRINDAVAEIKRIEALLTTFSDDSQTNQVNQNAGIAPVKVDQEVFDLIERSVKISQLTQGAFDITYGSIDKSLWNFDVNMKQLPRADIAMASVRLINYQNIVLDRPNSTVFLKEPGMRIGFGGIGKGYAADKAKMLLQKAGVESGIVNASGDLVTWGTQPNGKPWTVAIADPNREVPYFSKLNISNTAIATSGNYEKYAIIDGKRYSHTINPKTGLPVTGIKSVSIICPSAELADALATPVTVMGVKVGLNLINQLKGVACLIIDDHDRLYTSKNINLHQ; encoded by the coding sequence ATGGTAAATAACCGGGAGGCCATAGCTGCACCTGTTGCTGTTAAACGGGGCATGCGCTTAATGGGCAACCACTTCGAGATAAGCGTAGTAAGCGATGATGAAACGTGGGCGCAAAGCCGTATTAACGACGCGGTTGCAGAAATAAAGCGTATAGAGGCCTTGCTTACTACCTTTAGCGATGATAGCCAAACCAACCAGGTTAATCAAAATGCAGGTATTGCCCCGGTAAAGGTAGACCAGGAAGTGTTCGACCTGATAGAACGGTCGGTGAAGATCTCGCAGCTTACCCAGGGAGCGTTTGATATTACCTATGGTTCTATAGATAAAAGTCTTTGGAACTTTGATGTGAATATGAAGCAATTGCCTCGGGCTGATATCGCTATGGCATCGGTACGCCTGATAAATTACCAAAACATTGTTTTAGACAGGCCGAATAGCACGGTGTTTTTAAAAGAGCCCGGTATGCGAATTGGCTTCGGCGGGATTGGCAAGGGATATGCCGCTGATAAGGCTAAAATGCTGCTCCAAAAAGCCGGTGTGGAAAGTGGCATAGTGAATGCCTCCGGCGACCTTGTAACTTGGGGCACACAGCCCAACGGTAAACCATGGACCGTTGCCATTGCCGACCCAAACCGCGAGGTTCCTTATTTTTCGAAGCTTAATATCAGTAACACTGCCATTGCAACATCTGGTAATTATGAAAAATATGCTATTATTGACGGTAAACGATATTCGCACACTATTAACCCTAAAACGGGCCTGCCGGTAACCGGTATTAAAAGCGTAAGCATTATATGCCCAAGCGCCGAACTGGCCGATGCGCTGGCCACCCCGGTAACCGTAATGGGCGTAAAGGTGGGGTTAAACTTAATTAACCAGCTTAAAGGGGTAGCATGCCTTATTATAGATGATCACGACCGATTGTACACATCAAAAAATATTAATCTGCACCAGTAA
- a CDS encoding helix-turn-helix transcriptional regulator: protein MKISLTDTGSGIAQKFAQAIGATVKGRFIYIPEGKGGGYLTGFAWGKDLRMMIRNYYLKEDVHIERTNELAEGQEDVVFMLRGILPVQHQPAQALLPEQANLFICRHAVSSVMTMPRDTTFGSVTIAVSRQRLNSMFGHIEHPVVASVLQAGNNLVFETGISAEIVNTAGEMLLRTVPETMESYYYKLKCEELLCFIFAILMQRDAVPTGAMHINDIKAIYAIKAQLQQQLDQPPNIAALAKEAGMSEPKLRKLFKQTFGKGVFEYYQSVRMLKAAQLLREKHLSVSEVGYQLGFTNLSHFARVFEQHHGIKPKKYSVC from the coding sequence ATGAAAATATCCCTTACCGACACAGGCTCCGGCATTGCGCAAAAGTTTGCCCAGGCAATAGGCGCAACCGTTAAGGGCCGCTTCATCTACATCCCCGAAGGTAAGGGCGGCGGTTACCTTACCGGCTTTGCCTGGGGAAAGGACCTGCGCATGATGATCAGGAACTACTACCTCAAGGAGGACGTTCACATAGAGCGCACCAACGAACTGGCCGAGGGACAGGAAGATGTTGTTTTTATGCTGCGCGGAATTTTACCGGTACAGCACCAGCCTGCGCAGGCCCTGCTGCCCGAGCAGGCCAACCTGTTCATCTGCCGGCATGCGGTGTCGTCCGTGATGACCATGCCGCGCGATACCACCTTTGGCAGCGTAACCATAGCGGTATCCAGGCAGCGCCTTAACAGTATGTTCGGGCATATAGAGCACCCGGTGGTGGCCAGCGTGCTGCAAGCCGGCAACAACCTGGTATTTGAGACCGGCATCTCTGCCGAAATTGTAAATACCGCCGGCGAAATGCTGTTGCGCACGGTTCCGGAAACCATGGAGAGCTATTACTACAAACTAAAGTGCGAAGAGCTGCTGTGCTTTATTTTTGCCATACTGATGCAGCGGGATGCCGTGCCCACCGGCGCCATGCACATAAACGACATTAAGGCTATATACGCTATAAAAGCGCAGCTACAACAGCAATTGGACCAACCGCCCAACATTGCCGCGCTGGCGAAAGAAGCCGGCATGAGCGAGCCCAAGCTGCGGAAGCTTTTTAAACAAACCTTTGGTAAGGGCGTGTTTGAGTACTATCAATCCGTGCGGATGCTTAAAGCAGCGCAGCTGTTGAGGGAAAAGCACCTGAGCGTGTCGGAAGTTGGCTATCAGCTGGGCTTTACCAACCTGAGCCACTTTGCCCGGGTGTTTGAACAGCACCACGGCATCAAACCGAAGAAGTATTCGGTTTGCTAA
- a CDS encoding DUF4266 domain-containing protein, whose amino-acid sequence MKVKYQTFALLALAIVCSSTFASCVSVKPYQKNRLNDSEMELRARTAQKFEQSFQLYREGASGANGGKSGGGCGCN is encoded by the coding sequence ATGAAAGTGAAATATCAAACCTTTGCATTGCTGGCTCTGGCCATTGTGTGCAGCAGCACGTTTGCCTCGTGCGTGTCGGTAAAACCTTACCAGAAAAACAGGCTGAACGATTCGGAAATGGAATTGCGCGCGCGTACGGCTCAAAAGTTCGAACAAAGCTTTCAGCTATACCGCGAGGGTGCATCAGGAGCTAACGGGGGCAAAAGTGGCGGCGGTTGCGGCTGTAATTAA
- a CDS encoding ABC transporter permease, producing the protein MNNLDLKIALRTFIKGKWYNFLNIAGLAVGLAAFIFVMLYVDNEISYDKWNNNVDRIFLVEREMPNGSSPYTPAKLAAAIKSECPEVEEAGRTNTALFQLPFFTPSGRFLIKNWVGADYSIAKILGVKGKGFNLEPKGALPTILLSKETASALFPNDNEVQNKTVNMLSKSGMPLTVAGVAEEAPGNTNFNFDCIGFSDDITQGKDQSYANPIYKTYLLVKPNTNVNRLSKKIDKIYRDAAMADTSRAAKEALSLSTSSTIYLDPLSNLHLKPHYGSQVNNQIVKSLIVLAIIILIVTGVNFTNLYISQAKKRSKEVGIKKVNGIIKRQIILQFLTEIFLQCLLALLIAFGIVILWLPYFNQLLGVNLLLSGINLTIIVQLVFTLLVLTLLAGVYPSLIMAGFKPIEVLRGTQFNSGPAFSWIRGSITVLQFTFAIGFLITLVVINQQVTFMKSADPGFKAKQVVYIDNQGIYNTPDKFDAVKTRIEAIPGVKNVTVATNVPGGIIPATNEYTVQNKPYVMHTIGVGYGYFETLNIGIKEGQVFSSSFMVDSANAVINETAAKALGLKSAIGATVRGCSGNYRVIGVIKDVKAYGFEQNVQPTIYLMNAGCGLTKTQIMISANGNAMHGILNTLGAQWNTINKMDGDNFNYHFLDELYGRQFVKQEQLQSVLTFFSVLSICIASLGFFGSAAQAINLRMKEIVVRKILGANGGQLLATLSKPFFYIVLTANVIAWPLAFITSYNWLQTFAYRIHISFVPFVLAVIISLLIVVVTVCLQILRAISFNPAIKLRA; encoded by the coding sequence ATGAATAATCTTGATCTTAAAATAGCACTACGAACCTTTATCAAAGGCAAATGGTACAACTTTTTGAATATTGCCGGTTTAGCAGTTGGTTTGGCGGCATTTATTTTCGTGATGCTTTATGTTGATAATGAGATCAGCTACGACAAATGGAATAATAATGTAGACCGGATTTTTCTTGTAGAGCGGGAAATGCCAAATGGATCCTCGCCTTATACACCTGCAAAACTTGCGGCAGCTATAAAAAGCGAGTGCCCCGAAGTGGAAGAAGCGGGACGTACAAATACAGCCTTATTTCAGCTGCCTTTCTTTACACCATCCGGAAGATTCCTGATTAAGAATTGGGTTGGGGCCGATTATTCAATTGCTAAGATTTTAGGTGTAAAAGGCAAGGGCTTCAATTTAGAGCCAAAAGGCGCGTTGCCAACTATTTTGTTATCGAAGGAAACGGCGAGTGCTTTATTCCCTAACGATAATGAGGTGCAAAATAAAACAGTGAACATGCTATCCAAATCGGGCATGCCTCTTACCGTTGCGGGCGTGGCAGAAGAAGCGCCCGGAAACACCAATTTTAATTTTGACTGCATTGGCTTTAGCGACGATATTACCCAGGGGAAAGACCAAAGCTATGCTAACCCAATTTATAAAACCTATTTGCTTGTAAAGCCAAATACAAACGTAAACAGGCTTTCAAAAAAAATTGATAAGATTTACAGGGACGCCGCTATGGCAGATACCAGCCGGGCTGCAAAGGAGGCACTTAGTTTATCCACTTCTTCAACTATTTATCTCGATCCTTTATCAAACCTGCATCTGAAACCACATTACGGTTCTCAAGTGAACAATCAGATCGTTAAGTCGCTGATAGTACTTGCAATCATTATCCTGATCGTTACTGGTGTAAACTTTACTAATCTGTACATATCACAGGCTAAAAAGCGGTCTAAAGAAGTGGGTATTAAAAAGGTAAACGGGATTATCAAAAGGCAGATCATACTACAATTCTTAACTGAAATATTCCTGCAATGCCTGCTGGCGTTGCTTATCGCGTTTGGGATAGTCATTCTTTGGCTACCTTATTTCAATCAACTCTTAGGGGTTAACCTTTTGCTTTCAGGTATCAACTTAACCATAATAGTACAACTGGTATTTACCCTGTTGGTACTTACGTTGCTTGCCGGTGTTTACCCGTCACTCATTATGGCCGGATTCAAGCCTATTGAGGTATTAAGAGGCACCCAGTTTAACAGCGGGCCGGCGTTCTCCTGGATACGCGGATCAATAACTGTATTGCAATTTACATTCGCTATAGGGTTTTTAATAACCCTGGTTGTTATTAATCAGCAGGTTACTTTCATGAAGTCTGCGGATCCGGGCTTTAAAGCCAAGCAGGTTGTTTATATAGATAACCAGGGAATTTATAATACTCCTGACAAGTTCGACGCTGTAAAAACACGGATAGAAGCCATACCCGGTGTGAAAAACGTTACTGTTGCTACTAACGTGCCTGGTGGTATAATTCCGGCAACAAATGAGTACACCGTTCAGAACAAGCCCTATGTAATGCACACCATTGGTGTAGGGTATGGCTACTTCGAAACCCTGAATATTGGTATTAAGGAGGGACAGGTCTTCTCTTCTTCATTCATGGTAGATTCTGCAAATGCAGTAATCAACGAGACAGCCGCCAAAGCATTAGGTTTAAAGAGCGCCATAGGTGCCACAGTAAGGGGCTGCAGCGGGAACTACCGCGTAATAGGGGTAATTAAAGACGTAAAGGCTTACGGGTTTGAACAAAATGTACAGCCTACCATTTACCTGATGAATGCCGGCTGCGGACTGACCAAAACACAGATCATGATAAGCGCCAACGGCAACGCTATGCATGGAATACTGAATACCCTTGGCGCGCAGTGGAACACGATTAACAAGATGGACGGAGATAATTTTAATTACCACTTTCTTGATGAACTGTACGGCCGCCAGTTTGTAAAGCAGGAACAGCTACAGTCGGTACTTACCTTTTTTTCAGTATTGTCAATTTGTATTGCTTCGCTGGGTTTCTTTGGCTCGGCTGCCCAGGCTATAAACCTGCGCATGAAAGAGATAGTCGTCAGGAAAATATTAGGTGCAAACGGTGGGCAGTTATTAGCAACGTTAAGCAAGCCGTTCTTCTACATTGTTTTAACAGCAAATGTTATAGCCTGGCCGCTGGCGTTTATAACCTCATACAATTGGTTACAAACCTTTGCGTACCGTATACATATTTCGTTCGTCCCGTTTGTGCTTGCCGTAATCATATCGTTATTGATAGTAGTTGTTACTGTCTGCCTGCAAATTTTAAGAGCCATTTCATTCAATCCAGCTATTAAGCTTAGGGCTTGA